A stretch of DNA from Brevibacillus ruminantium:
GCACTTCATCTGTACCATGCACACGGACGGTTACATTCTCTTCGATTGTGGGATTGTAGCGTAAAAATTCATCACGAAAGCGTTCAAAGGTGTCTTTCTTCACGCATAGACATGACAGATCTTCGTAACAGCTCCATGGCTGGTTCACCATATGGCTGGACATTCTCTTCTGCAATTCAGACAAAATACTGGGAAACGAGTGCCTTTTGTGAAAAGAAAGGATTTTCAACTCGCCGATTCCTCCTATCGTGATAAATGTCTGTCTCATCTTATGTATGAGCGGATTAGGTGGGTTGGGTAGATGCACAGGACACCAAAAATAGGCGTGCAATCGTCAGCTTCTGTCCACTCAGAATCCGAGTTGCAGCCATATGACTGCAAGTGGGGGACATCGTCGTCTGAGGGACTCGAAAGGAAAGGAGCGAAAAAATGCCAAACCCAAACGATTTGTTAAAAAAGATCAACGAGAAAAGCAAAAAGAATTTAAGCATGGATGACATCAAATCACTGGCAAGAGGCTATAAAAAGAAGGATTTTCAGGATGACCAAAAGTTGAAGGAGCTCATCAAAAAAGTCGGAAAAGCGGTCGGGATTCCATTGTCCGATGATCAAATTTCCAAGGTTCGCAAGGAAGTAAAAAATAAAATTCGCTAAGATCAGAATGGATGATCTCCCCCCATCAAGTAGTCGGGAAACACAACAAAAGGAGAGCCGATTGCTCTCCTTTTGTCATGAAATCCAGGTAGATTGATGTCAAACTTAGTTACAAGAGCAAGCGACGATCGTAAGCAAAACGAAGAGAACGAGAACCAGAGAGAAGTCTTCAAAGAAACCGCTTTTGAATTCAGTCATTCTTTTACCCTCCTTTGCCGACAAACTACTCATACTGTATGTAAAAAACAAAAAACGTGATTGGACTGACGCCCATTCACGCATAACCTAGTCTTCTTTGCGATCGATATGATTCAGCTTGCCTTGCGCTGTAACGGCTCTGCCATGCCGTATGGTTTTTGCATCAACTGCTGCCAAAACGGTATGGTTCGTTGAATCAGGGGCCCCGTTAGCAGCGCGACTAGAACGGTTCCGACCGATACCGGACCTCCCAATGCTGCACCGGCTATCAGGACCGCCAGTTCAATGATCAACCGAACTTTTTGAATACTCCAGCCCATGCGTTCATGCATGGCCAGCATGAAGCTATCCCGAGGCCCTGCCCCCAGCCGTGGGGAGAGATACATGCCGACCCCCACCGCCAATACCAAAAGTCCAATCAACAGCATGGTAATCCGTTGGAA
This window harbors:
- a CDS encoding sporulation protein YjcZ, which produces MTEFKSGFFEDFSLVLVLFVLLTIVACSCN
- a CDS encoding YczE/YyaS/YitT family protein → MGTPIVIRYVMFVLGLFVGAFGCVLMIKANLGVSPWDVFHIGLQKTFGLTIGLWSQIVGIIVIFLSFALAKIKPTFGMFLNMLCFGLFLDLFLWMNIIPEAEGMFQRITMLLIGLLVLAVGVGMYLSPRLGAGPRDSFMLAMHERMGWSIQKVRLIIELAVLIAGAALGGPVSVGTVLVALLTGPLIQRTIPFWQQLMQKPYGMAEPLQRKAS
- a CDS encoding stage VI sporulation protein F, which produces MPNPNDLLKKINEKSKKNLSMDDIKSLARGYKKKDFQDDQKLKELIKKVGKAVGIPLSDDQISKVRKEVKNKIR